In the Deferribacter desulfuricans SSM1 genome, AAATATTTATGTTTCAATGAGATTTTCTGGAGTTTGGGAATACTTGATTATTCCATTTGAATCAATTGTGTCTGTTTTTGACGATCCATTAAATCCAAGTTTTGTAATCAGTTTTAGATATACTCCAGAAGAAAAAGAGGTAGAAGAAGAAAAACCAAAAGTTGAAAAAATAAAAGAAAATGAAAAGGTTATTAAATTAAACTTCCCACGGAAAAATAAATAATGAATAATTTTTTTGCCTCATTAACAGAATTTTTAAACTACACAATTATTGATATAAAATTGAAAAAGCTTTTAATATTTTTTGGTATCCTTTTTGTATTTTTTCTTTTAAAGCAAATCTTATCTAAAATATTATTTAAATCTATCAAAAAGTTAACAGCTAAAACCAAAACAGAAATAGATGACTATTTAATAGAATCTATTGAAAAACCTCTAAAGCTAATAATTGTTATGATTGGATTTCATATTGCATTTTTATATTTGAATCTTCCTCCCAATCCTCAACAGCTTGTATCTCATGTTATAAATTCGTTTATAATCTTTGCTATATTTTGGGCTCTGTACAAATCAGAAACTATAATTAGCAACTCAATTGAAAAATATTTTAAAGAAAGAAATTACGAATTGATAGAGAGCTTTTTGCCGTTCATTAATAAATTTATAAAAGTTACTATCATAATTTTTGGAGTTATTTTTATTATTCAAGAGTGGGGTTATAATGTAGGAGCATTAATAACAGGGCTTGGTATTGGTGGAGTTGCTGTAGCTCTTGCTGCAAAAGATACCCTCGCAAACTTTTTTGGTAGTATAATGATACTTATTGATAGACCCTTTAGAGTAGGTGATTGGATAATATGTAATAATATCGAAGGGATTGTTGAAGATATTGGCTTTAGAAGTACAAGAGTAAGGACTTTTGCAAAAGCCCTTGTTTCTATACCAAATTCTATTGTAGCCACTTCACCAATAACAAATTGGTCACTAAGAGACAGACGACGTATTAAAACTATAATTGGAGTAACATACTCTACACCAAGGGATAAATTAGAAAGAGTTGTTAATCAAATCAGGGAAATGTTGATAAATCATCAAGATATACATGATGAACCATTGATGGTCTATTTTACCGATTTTAATAGCAGTAGCTTGGATATTTTTATTTATTGCTTTACTAAAACTAGCGTTTGGTCAGATTATTTGGCAATCAAGCAGGATGTGAATTTAAAAATCATGGAAATTTTAGAAAGTTTAGAAATAGAATTTGCTTTTCCATCAACCTCTATTTATGTAGAAAAACTACCGGAAAATTTAAAAGTTTAAAATATCAAGTTCACAAATATTTTTAACCTCACCAATCTCATAAGCGTATTTATAAAATAGATTAAGCCCTTCAATATGCTTTTTACTCAAGTTATAATTAATAATTTCCCAGTAATCTATTATTTGATAAGGGGTTAACCCCTTAAAAAAGTAATGCTCCACAAGGGATGAAAGATTTAATTTGCTATCATTTTTTATTTTTATGAGCTCATTATAAAGTTTTTTTATAAGTTCTCTTTTTTTTGAATAGGTTTCTTTAGAAACTAACCATAAAGCATAGACAAATGGTAAGCCTGTAGCCTCATACCATATTTTACCTAAATCAAAT is a window encoding:
- a CDS encoding mechanosensitive ion channel family protein: MNNFFASLTEFLNYTIIDIKLKKLLIFFGILFVFFLLKQILSKILFKSIKKLTAKTKTEIDDYLIESIEKPLKLIIVMIGFHIAFLYLNLPPNPQQLVSHVINSFIIFAIFWALYKSETIISNSIEKYFKERNYELIESFLPFINKFIKVTIIIFGVIFIIQEWGYNVGALITGLGIGGVAVALAAKDTLANFFGSIMILIDRPFRVGDWIICNNIEGIVEDIGFRSTRVRTFAKALVSIPNSIVATSPITNWSLRDRRRIKTIIGVTYSTPRDKLERVVNQIREMLINHQDIHDEPLMVYFTDFNSSSLDIFIYCFTKTSVWSDYLAIKQDVNLKIMEILESLEIEFAFPSTSIYVEKLPENLKV
- a CDS encoding ClpXP protease specificity-enhancing factor SspB, with product MMVKFKKELLEKIIDNFEKFYIHIMPHKNLVIGNRGLIDQEKEKGLMLVFGPYSYKEFRWDDENIYVSMRFSGVWEYLIIPFESIVSVFDDPLNPSFVISFRYTPEEKEVEEEKPKVEKIKENEKVIKLNFPRKNK